TTGCCACGCCAATGAAACCCAAGAATGTGAGCGTGTAGTCCCCAAAGGAGTATTGGTGTGTGGCTGCATAGATCCCAACCGGGATTGCCAGCAAGTAGGTAAAGATTAATGAAACAAAAGCGATGAGGAGCGTATAGCTTAATCGTTCCCAAATGATTTCGTTAACGGGTCTATTCCACATAAAGGAGACGCCAAAATCACCGACAAGAACACCTTGCATCCATAAGAGATACTGAATATACACAGGTTTGTCAGCCCCCAACTCCTTTCGCAGTTGCGCTTCATAGTCTGCGTCAAGCCGACTCGCATCATTTGCCATTTCAGCCATAATATAATCAACAAAATCTCCCGGCGGCAATTGAATGATGATAAAACTCACTATTGAAATGAAGACGAGCGTTGGGATCGCATAAAGCAATCTTTGGATAATATACCGTATTATCATGGTTTATTTTTTTGGCTTTTCACTATACTTGTGAGAGTTTACACCATGACTGCCTCCGTACCTACTATGATTAATTTTTGAAATAGAAGGTTTCGTATGCAATATTTTTCGGGCTGTTGTAGGCGAGTGCATACACGCCTTCCATTGAAACATTACCTAATCTCTTTGAAATAATCATGGGTTGGGGAACATCACCTACAACACCGATAACCCATAAGTTATCAATATGATTCTGGATGATTTGTTCTAAGAGTCGCTTTTGTTCAGCCTCGGTTTCTGCGACAAGTATTTTTTGGTGGAGATCGAAAAGGGCTTGCATTTCAGGGATAGGTTTTTCACCCTGTTCTCCATCATAATGGTACCACTGAGAATACAAAGGTGCCCACGAGTTGGACCACGAATCTGTTGCATAAGGGACAAAATGCACCATGGTGGAGTAACTTGGAAAATAGACATAGAGGCCAATTTGAAGTTTGTTGTCTGCCCACTTGGGCATAAGCTGCTCGCGAGCCTGATTATCAACAGCCACATCAACGCCAATCTTACCCCAATATTCCTTTAGCATTTCTGCTGTGTCAACATCTTCAGTGCCGAGCCAGCCTTGATAACAGGAAACAACGACGGTGAGTTTCTTTCCATCTGGGCGTAAGCGATATTTCCCATCCCATTTGAGTCCCATTTCATCGAGTAGACGGTTTGCCAGTTTTACATCGTATTGTGCATAATTGTTCGCCCATTTATCACGATGGAAAATGCTATTTGAAGCTGACGAAGCCTGCCTTGGTGTTAGCAATCCCATGGTCACAAGTTCGTTGGCTTCCTCACGATTAATGGCAACGGAAAGTGCTTGTCTAAAACGCACGTCCTGGAAGATTTTCCGCAGCGTCAAGTCTTCAACCGTTTGGTTTATAAATATTCCGGGCAGTGCACCAATGTGGGTATCGTAAAGCGCCACATCAAAGTTATTCTTTTCTGCATTTGCCATAAAGGTGGGAAGATTATTCGGACTGAGCCGCCGCCCCTGAAAATCGACTTCGCCGGCGGCGGCTTTCAGATTCAGCATAGTGGTGTCTTCTGTCAAAGTATGGACGATTTCATCGATGTAGGGAAGTTGATTGCCGGCACTATCAACTTTCCAGTAGTAGGGATTGCGGGTGTGCACAAGACGTTCCGGTGTTGCTTGCGTGACTTTGTACGCGAAAAGCGTTGGGTGATCTGGATTACCAACAAACCAACCTTGTCCACTGCTGCTGGACTTTGCGGACCAAAGTTGAAGCCACGTATCAAAACCGGCTTTTTTTGCTTTCTTTTTCAGCTCGCCGATGGGGGTGTATTTTGGATGGAACTGCTTGAGGTAGTGTCTCGGATATGAGGTAAAACCGAGGTAATTTGCAATCAGCGTATGAAAAAATAGATGGGGTTCCTTAAAGGTTATTTGAAAGGTATGTTCATCTAACACTTTAAGTTTCCCATACTCACCACCCGATTTATATTGAAATCCGGGGACATTTAGGATATCTTTATCAAATTGGACATCCTCCCAGTAAAACAAAATATCTTCGGTGGTGAATGGATGACCATCTGACCATTTGATTCCCTTTCGGATATGATAAGTGTATACACGACCTCCATTGGAAATTTGTGCATCCGTGACAACACAGGGAATAATTTCAGTGCCATCTTCGGACCATTCTATCAACGATTCTCCGGTCAACTTTTCAACACCCCATTTATCTGAAAAACCGAGCCACACGCGGTTCAGAGTCCCCCCATACTTACCAATTTCAGGTGGACTCAGAACCAGTGGATTCTCCGGAAGCCGCTCTTCAACCGGTGGAAGTTTCCCCTGTTTGACAAGCTCTGCCAGCATCGGTGCTTCGTTATATTCTTCTGTATGGGATACTGTGGTGAATGTGAGTGATATGCCTATTACTGCGATGAATAGTAGGCATTTGGCAATAGATACCCCACAAATACTACTGTTGGATTGGTATTTCCGCCTCTGCGTGCAGTTGACACTCAATCTTTTCACTGGGTTTGAAGGCAGGTGTAAAAATCGGGAAATCTCGATTGAGTGTGTTTCAGGCTGGCTGATAGTTGGTTTTGGTATCATACTCTCCTAAAAAACCGATTTTTATAATAACGTAAGTTTCTAGACCACCAGTAACTTGATTTTCATACCCGACATCTATTAGAAACAACCAATTTTACGACACACCTATCGCCCCGCCCCGATAAATCGGGATTCAAAGCAACTGGGGCTTGGGCGAATTGGGTTGCCAATTTCTATACACATACCGCCCCCGCTGAGGCTTTGTAGGTCGGGCAAGTCCGAGAGGATCTCGAGGCCGGGGATGCCCGACCTACGGGTATAGGGGTCAATATTATCGCGCCGCATATAACTAGGGTGCGTTGACATTTTGATGTTGCTAATTCGGTAAACGCTATAATCATCGGGCAATCTGGAAAATGTAGCGCAAACTGTTAGTTTGCGGATTGGGATCATCCCGATAAAATCGGGATGGTACAAAAGATTACTTTTATGAAATAAACTTTTGAAAAGGAGACTTTCCGATGAAAAACTGAACTGGGTTTCACCCCATCTGTGTATCAACAGGTGTTGTTAAACGACCGATCCTCTATTGGACTTGATAGGGAT
The genomic region above belongs to Candidatus Poribacteria bacterium and contains:
- a CDS encoding ABC transporter substrate-binding protein gives rise to the protein MIPKPTISQPETHSIEISRFLHLPSNPVKRLSVNCTQRRKYQSNSSICGVSIAKCLLFIAVIGISLTFTTVSHTEEYNEAPMLAELVKQGKLPPVEERLPENPLVLSPPEIGKYGGTLNRVWLGFSDKWGVEKLTGESLIEWSEDGTEIIPCVVTDAQISNGGRVYTYHIRKGIKWSDGHPFTTEDILFYWEDVQFDKDILNVPGFQYKSGGEYGKLKVLDEHTFQITFKEPHLFFHTLIANYLGFTSYPRHYLKQFHPKYTPIGELKKKAKKAGFDTWLQLWSAKSSSSGQGWFVGNPDHPTLFAYKVTQATPERLVHTRNPYYWKVDSAGNQLPYIDEIVHTLTEDTTMLNLKAAAGEVDFQGRRLSPNNLPTFMANAEKNNFDVALYDTHIGALPGIFINQTVEDLTLRKIFQDVRFRQALSVAINREEANELVTMGLLTPRQASSASNSIFHRDKWANNYAQYDVKLANRLLDEMGLKWDGKYRLRPDGKKLTVVVSCYQGWLGTEDVDTAEMLKEYWGKIGVDVAVDNQAREQLMPKWADNKLQIGLYVYFPSYSTMVHFVPYATDSWSNSWAPLYSQWYHYDGEQGEKPIPEMQALFDLHQKILVAETEAEQKRLLEQIIQNHIDNLWVIGVVGDVPQPMIISKRLGNVSMEGVYALAYNSPKNIAYETFYFKN